TTGGGCTCTGTTCTAGGTGTTGGAGCTGTAGACAGTACAAATGAACAACCTCACCCCCATTAAGACATctctcctggctgggtgcagtggctcattcctgtaatccttgcactttgggaggccaaggtgagtggatcatttgaggtcaggagttcaacaccagcctggccaacgtggtaaaaccccatctctactaaaaatataaaaataagccaggtgtggtggtgggcgcctgtaatcccagctactcaggaggctcaggcaggaaaatcgtttagaacccgagaggtggaggtttcagtgagccaagattgcaccattgcactccaccctgggcaacaagagcaaaactctatctcaaaaaaaaaaaaaaaaaaaaaaaaagatatttctccCATATCTCCATTCTCTCTTATTGAGACATGGTCTGTCTCACCTTTCccaccaaaaattttttttcaaaaaagcaaaatccTTTGATCACTCAGCCCCTTCAAGTTATGAATCTGGTTTTCGGTTTTTAATTCCAGAGACAAAAAAGGGGGCAGAACATAGAAACCATGCTACCATCTTGGCAGTCTCCATCTCAGTTCCATATCAAGTCTCTCctatctttaaaacaaacaagcaaaatcaTCATTCTCACCCTTTTGCATCTACCCTAGTCCTGCCTTTCTTGGCTCTTCACAggcaaactatttttttttttttttgaaatggagtctcactctgtcacccaggctggagtacagtagcacgatctcggctcactgcaacctccacctcccggttcaagcaattttctgcctcagcctcccaagtagctgggattacaggcgcccaccaccacacctggctaaaattttgtatttttagtaaagacggggtttcaccatcttggccaggcttgtcttgaactcctgacctcgtgatccacccaccttggcctcccaaagtgctgggattacaggcatgagccactgtacccagccataGGCAAAATTCGTGAAGCAAATGTGTACACTCTCTCCAGTTCCACACCTCACACTCAATCCATGGCTCTCTGAAACCAGGTGTTGGCTTACAACATTCCAGAAACTGGAACCCATGTTCTTCTCAGCTGTGGCACTGCTCTCCTTACTCTTTCGCCTCCAAGCTCTTGGAATAAATGTCTACATTGTCTATACGACCCCCTTTTTACTCACTGCCTGGATCCCTGCAGTATGGCCACTGCTTCTGCTGATCCTCTGACACTGCCCTTACCAAAGGAGCTAATTCATTCCCGCCTTCAGAGCTGGAGTACGTGTCTCAGGGCTTGACACATTTGTCCATGTGCTCCTTTCTAAGCCTGTCTTAGTTTGTTTGTTCCACCATCCAAGGGACTTGCCAGCAACCAATACACATGCTTTATCTCACCCAACCTTCACATGTTCTGTTGTCCTGGGATATCCACTTGGTCCTTTGAAAGGCTCTGAACCAATTTCCTCCATGAAGAATATCCTGACTTCTGGATTGCATGTGTTGTCACTGTTCTTCTAACTACTTCTAGGTCCAGGACTGGTCTTACATACACAGGTTGTGTCTTGGACAAGCCATACTGAGGTCTACGTTTGTAGACTGCACAGTGTCATCTCCCATCCACTCCCAACTTCCTGAAAAGTGACTCCTCAAACCCTCTACTCCCCTAGAACCACCAGCTAAAGGAAGCATCAGCTAAAACCCCACAGTATTAGCATTCATTAAAAGCTCCTACCTGAATCAGCAATTACCAtggtatttgaaaatgttttctttttttttttttttttttgagacagagtctcgctgtgtctcccaggctggagtgcagtggcctgatctcggctcactgcaagctccgcctcccgggttcacgccattctcccgcctcagcctcccaagtagttgggactacaggcgtccgccaccacgccctgctagttttttgtatttttagtagagacagggtttcactatgttagccaggatagtctcgatctcctgacctcgtgatccaccggcctcggcctcccaaagtgctgggattacaggcttgagccaccgcgcctggcctgaaaatgttttctaatgGTGCATAACAAATTCCCACACAGTCattcactcacagttctgtaAGTCAGAATGACTGCTTCTCTGCTCAGATCTACCAAAGCTAAAATTAAGGTGTCCGCTGGGCTGGATTCTCATGTGGCGCTCAGGATCCTCTTCCAAATGAATGTGATTACAGCAGGATTCGCATCTTTGCTGTTGCAGTGCTAAGGACCCcgtttccttgctggctgtcagctgggagcCATTCTCAGTCAGaggctgcctggattcctccCTAGGTGGCCCCGGCGACATCTTCATACCAGCAATGGAGACCTTTGCTTGCCTCGAATCCTCTTACACCTGAAACCTCTTTTGCCAGGAAGACTCAGTCCCTTTCAAGAACTCACCTCATTAGGTGAGGCCCACAGAGGATATTCTTCCTACCTTAAAGTTAACTGATTTCGGACCCTACCTACGTCTGCAAGACACCTTCCCAGCGGTATACAGACTAGTACTTGACTGACTGGAGAAGGAGTGTGTACACCAGGGAGCAGGTCATCTCAGAGTTCTGCCTATCACATTGGAGATTTCCTGTTTCATCGTTCCACTAGGTTGTGTGCTACTTTAAGAAAGACCttcccagccgggcgcggtggctcacgcatgtaatcctggcactttgggagactgaggcgggcggatcacgaggtcaggagatcgagaccatcctggctaacacggtgaaaccccgtctctactaaaaatgcaaaaaattagctgggtgtggtggcgggcgcctgtagtcccagctacttgggaggctgaggcaggagaatggcgtgaacccgggaggcggagcttgcagtgagccgagatcgcgccactgcactccagcctgggcgactgagcgagactccgtctcaaaacaaaaaaaaaaagaaagactttcccccttttccccttttttctctAGTCTTTCTGTCAGCATAAAccaaggaattcttttttttttttgaaatggagtctcactctgtcacccaggctggagtgtgcagtgtgatctcggctcactgcaatctccgcctcccaggttcaagcgattctcctgcctcagcctccctagtagctgggattacaggcacccgccatcacacccggctaatttttgtatttttagtagagacggggtttcgccacttcgatcaggctggtctcgaactcctgaccacaggtaatccgcccgtctcggcctcccgaagtgttgggattacaggcatgagccactgcgaccagccGGAATTCATTTTTAACTCAAAGCTTTACAATCCACTTCTGACATTACTCATTTTCCTCCCCTCAGTAAATTTCTTACTCTTACTGGGCGTGTCTAGTTTCTCTCTTCAGCAACTCCTGGGAGACCCTCCTGACACCGCCCATCCGCGCGGCCTGCAGAGAGAGatcagtgggaggaggaggagccaagAGCCACCACTTAGGCTTCCAACCAATCCCTATCAGAGTGGGCGGAGCCCACATCCTGATTGGCTGCACGCTCTGAGTCTTGGGGTGGGCTAGAATGGTGGGGCCATGCCTCCTAACTAGGCAGCCAATCAGGACGTGGGGTGCTGGTTTCTCCATTGTGAAGTTTCAGCCTTTGATGGTTTGGGTCCTGGGATTCTGGTTAGTACAAGGGGAAGCCTAGTGGGTCTGGCGCTCCGTTTTCAAGACACTCGGAGTCCGTCTTTGTCTAAGGGGAAAGGTCATGGCCCTGAAACCTTCTGCTCCCAATGAGCCCCCTACCACAGGTGTTCCAGATGGCTCCCCTACCACAGGTGGTCCAGGTGCCCCAGGTGAGGTGCCCAAAGAGCCGCAAGAGCCTACACAGACACCAGAAGAACTGGCGTTTTACGCCCCAAACTACCTATGTTTGACCATCTTTGCTGTACTTTTATTCCCTCCATTTGGATTGCCAGCTTTGTACTTCTCTTACCAGGTAAAATAATGGCCAAGTCATAGCCCctgtcctttattattttttttcctttgatacccagtctcactctgtcccccaggctggagagcagtggtgcaatctcggctcactgcaatctctgcctccctagttccagcgattctcctgcctcggcctcccgagtagctgggattacaggcacgggccacagcgcctggcttatttttgtatttttagttgagacgggttttgccatgttggccaggctggtctcgaacttctgacctcaggtgatccactcgcctcggcctcccaaagtgctgagattacaggcgtaagccactgcacccagcctgccctGTCCTCCATTTGGCCCCTGCATCTGCTCCTGTCCTGGGACCTGCACAGGGGCTTTCCCTCAGTGACTGCAGGTCTCCAACCGTTCTCCCCAGGGTTCCTAGACACAGAAACCCACATCTGTGCTTCAACCCCTACAGACTATGAAGGCCAACAAGAAAAGCGAATGGGAAGAGGCTTACACCAACTCAGGCCGAACTGGTTGGTTCAGTGCATTTGCGGTAATGATCGGCTTAGGCATCATTTATGGCTTAGTCCTATTTTAATGAAGGCTAGGCATAGCAACCCAAGGGTCCGCTCCCCAACCGAGCCACTCACCAAAACACTAGCCAGCCAAGTCAGCCATCGAGCAAGAAACTCAACTGCTGAGACATCTAGCCAAGAAATCCTCCAACCAAGGAACTCAACATTCAAGAAACCCACGAACCCAGGAACACCCAGACCACCTGCCTGTGCTACTTCAACTCACTCAGCTCCAGAGCTGTCTTCATCCACCCTAGGGGTCCACACTTCATGCCCTAGATCCCTTTAACTCCTTGACACTGGGTTGTTCTTTCAGAGGAATCTTTAAACCAAAAAACTGGAAT
The sequence above is a segment of the Macaca nemestrina isolate mMacNem1 chromosome 20, mMacNem.hap1, whole genome shotgun sequence genome. Coding sequences within it:
- the LOC139360222 gene encoding transmembrane protein PMIS2, giving the protein MALKPSAPNEPPTTGVPDGSPTTGGPGAPGEVPKEPQEPTQTPEELAFYAPNYLCLTIFAVLLFPPFGLPALYFSYQTMKANKKSEWEEAYTNSGRTGWFSAFAVMIGLGIIYGLVLF